TTCATATTAGGGTCTCTAGTAATAATACCATTTTGAGTTTAACCGATTATAAAGGCGCCCCACAACTTATACGATCATGTGGAATGGaaggttttaaaaatactaGGAAAGGTACTAATATTGCAGCACAAGCAACCGCAATTAGTATTGGAGCTGTAAGTGTTTTATAAATGGGGTTATTAAGATTtgcttattttaattttttagaaagcTATTGAGCGTGGGGTTAGAACTGTAAGGGTTAGAGTCAAAGGATTGGGACCAGGGCgaatggtaaaaaaaaattttataataaaaaaaccaatGGTTAagttttgatttgttttagTCTGCCATAAAAGGATTGCAAATGTCTGGTttagaaattatttcaattacaGATAATACACCAGTATCGTGGAATCCACCAAGACCTAGAAAAGCTAGGAAGTTGTAGTTAATTTGttgctaaaaaaatttgaacaatATAATGATGTGGTTATAAATATTtgcatttttaattgtaagaaaatcatacagaaataaaataataaaagaatcacTCTCACAATATCATCGAGATATACTATGTTTACTGGAGTGCGCTTCAACGTAACAtacataatatttattttttttttcctaactataataacttaaatatgtattacttggtattttttatcattattgaataacattatttgaattacttagtaaatattgaataaattcATGCTGAATTATATCCATTCGTTAGTGCTATTTGTATTTCTTGCCGTTATAAGGTGGGGGAACATTCTGGCGAATCGGACCGTTTTCTCGACCAAGCGAATATCGTGAGCACGTACTCCAGTAAATTATATGTATCTCGATGCATAATATATACAATCTTACATTTATTTAGGCATTTACCTACAATGTTGCCATGTTATTATAATCGTTACAATCAGCCTTTTGATGTATTACAATCATTCACTTTTACTAAATGCATACTAGGTAATAACAAAGACAACAAGATATAATATTACAGTAGTAGTCCTTCTATTTATGTCCCTCAAAAATCCTCCACAAATTGTATCATTGAATTATATGGAATTAGGGGGAATCGATTCTAAGGATTAAGAAGATGTTAGgttttaaaatacatttattcGAAATATGTTGTTATATACAGTATgcatatatatattatattcatTCCCACGTACTTGGGCTCGTGTACGCGCGTTTTTGAGGCTCTGTAAATTTCGGTAATTTTCCCGAGTATAACAGTCTCAGTTCTCTGTGTGTTTCGGGTCCATAGTGTGTTTAAGTAATAACCTTTAAGTTTATACAACCAATCTCAGTTAACAAGTAAATAACGTGAGTAAAttcgaaatttatttttgggcAATTTTTCCGTTCTGTGGTGTGACAAATTGGCCATTATGCCGGCATCGAAGTGCGGAGCGTGTCATCAATTGGTGGGGAGAAAATCAGGTCCTGGCATTCATTGTGAGACTTGCGATACGTGGTATCACTTGAAATGCACGGACTTGGACAGTGCATCGCAAGCGTTGCTGTCCGTACCGGGCGCTTCGTGGAGATGCAGCGTCTGTCGATCGCCACAACGGCCCCCGCAACGCCGTAGCTCAATTGCGCCACCTAATCAACTTCGCCCTGTAACCGTCATATTAGAATCCGTATATGATATGGTTAAGGAGATGCGTACTGAAATGCGGAGTAAGCACGATAGCTTACTTGATTCTGTAAATTTCTGTAGCAACCGGATTagtgattttgaaaagttGCTTGAATCGTTCAAtggaaagataaaaattgttgatcagTTAACCACTGAAAATAGCCGCTTACGAGAGCAGGTAACGAGTTTGACTGCGAGGCTGGATGAGGTTGAGCAGTACTCCCGTAGGAGTAATGTTGAAATTCATGGTGTTCCCCAACGTGAAAATGAAAATCTCTTGTCTATTGTAGACAACATTGCCAAACATGTAGGAGTCCAATTCTCATCGACAGACGTTGATGCCATTCATCGTGTTCCACACTTTGATAAGCAAAATAAAGCTCCACGGGCTATAGTGATGCGGTTTTGCAGCCGCCTAAAGCGCGATGCTTTTTTGGCGGCGGCAATCAACAAAAGGAAGTCCGTACCTGGTTCTCGACAGGGTTTGCATATTGAGGGGGTGGGGGAGAGCTGTTTCGTTAATGATCATCTGACGCCGGCTAATAAGGCCTTGTTTGCTCGAACGAGAGGGATTGCTAAAGATAAAAACTATCGCTTTGTATGGACACGTGATTGCAAGATTTTTGCCAGAAAGAATGAATCATCGCCGGTAGTCCATATAAGATCTCCTGATGACCTCTCACgcctttaaataattaatttaatataataattaaaaagaattaataaaacaaacgcTTAAAAATGGTTGGCCTTTCAGTATATTATCAAAACGTCCGTGGCGTTCGTACTAAACTGATTACTATTTATAATAATGCGCTAAATACCAACGTCGATGTGCTATGCCTAACGGAGACATGGCTCCACCCTGGTATCAATTCGGCTGAGGTTCTTCCTACTTCCTACAACATCTACAGAAGAGATCGTGTTGGTGCGGTTCCGGGTGGTGTGTCTCGGGGGGGTGGTGTGCTGATAGGTGTTAGTGCGAGTCTTTGCAGTGTTCAGAGGTCAGACTGGTTTCCAGCCAATGAAGCTATTTGTGTAACACTTTATTGCGATAAGCGTATAAGCAAACTGCATATTTGTTGTATCTACATTCCTCCTAATGATAATGTTGCATTAAATGTATTTTGTAATGAATTGAGACACATTGTTGACCGCTTCCGtgatgataaatttttgatttgtggCGATTTCAACTTGCCCGAGATAGTTTGGAATATCGATGGTTTTGGAATGTGTACTGCCTCTCCTGCTAGCCCACGTTCAACTGATTTCTTAGACGTCCTTTCACTTTGTGAATTTACTCAGCATAACtcttttaaaaacatatcTGGCAACACGTTAGATTTGGTCTTGGAACGCTTTGTAACTGTATCTAGAATTCAACTGAGCGATTCTTCTCTACTTCCAGAAGACGTAGCTCATTCGTCACTTGAGTTGGCGTGCAGTATTGCACCTGTAATCAACCTCACTGAACGACTTCCTACTACTTATAACTTTAAACGAGCTGCTTTTAATGATATCAGTGATTACTTTAATGACATTAATTGGGAAACCGTATTTGCAGATGTAAATAATGTCAACACTGCTACGGATATTTTCTATAATCATTTGTCTTTAgccattaaaaaatttgtaccACACAAATGCCATCCTGTGAATGGTTACCCGGCTTGGTTCTCTAAGAGcacaataaaagtaataatggAAAAGTATAAAGCGCATAAAAAGTGGAAGCGTTGTGGAAATCAGTTGGACTATTTAACGTTTCGTCTTCTGCGCGGACGCTCTAAATACCTGATTGATCAGGATTATAAAGCGTATATTAAACGTGTGCAGGATGGTGTTGCATTGGACGCAAAGCAGTTATGGGCATATCTCAAACGCAGAAGAGGCGGTACGGGTATCCCATCAACTGTAATTCTGGATGGGGTTGAGGCATCGAGCGGCGATGCCATCTGTTCGTTATTTGCGAATTATTTTAGTGCAGTTTTCGCAGCACCGTCTGCTCCCCATTATGATGCGGTGAGGACGGTTGATTCTCCGCGCGTACTCATTCATGACTTTGATCTCATTGAAGTGGAGGGGGCATTGCGTCAAGTAGCTTTGAATAAGGGTCCTGGTGCTGACGGTATACCTGCTATACTGGTCAGAAACTGTGCTCAGGCAATATCAGTTCCTTTACAgctgatatataataaatccATTAATTCGTGGAAGTATTAATACTAATCAGCACGGTTTTTTTCCGGGCGTTCAGTCGAAACTAATCTTTTAGAATATACCGATTTTCTATTTGCGTCGCTCGATGAAAATGTTCAAGTGGACGCAGTGTACACCGATTTTAGTAAGGCCTTCGACAAAGTTGATCACTCTCTGTTGGTAAGTAAATTGCAACTTTTTGGTATTTCTGGCAATTTGTTGCGTTGGTTTGGTTCATACGTGTCCGATCGCTCTCAGTCTGTACATATTGGTGGCTATAAGTCACGCTTAATTCACACTACATCCGGAGTGCCGCAAGGCA
This genomic stretch from Onthophagus taurus isolate NC chromosome 7, IU_Otau_3.0, whole genome shotgun sequence harbors:
- the LOC111428685 gene encoding uncharacterized protein yields the protein MLCNRFLKSFRTLYLNDHNRFNAIRTISLSNALKREVEDRKEMYKSLPVQDEGTTGEKAIDIDALIQHKEDVFPTIDTPNKLFKGVPYQHLPIFHIRVSSNNTILSLTDYKGAPQLIRSCGMEGFKNTRKGTNIAAQATAISIGAKAIERGVRTVRVRVKGLGPGRMSAIKGLQMSGLEIISITDNTPVSWNPPRPRKARKL